One Arcobacter sp. FWKO B genomic window, TAATGTTACTACAAAAGAAGAGGGTAAAGGGACTGGTATGGGACTTTATATCTCTACACAAATAGCCCATAAATATGGCGGAGAGTTATACGCTAATAATATACCAGATGGTGTGAAGTTTACATTTGCAATAAAATAAAGAGGCTCTGATATGAAAACAATTGAAAAATCGTTGTATCAAACTGTTTTGTATCTTCAAAGTGATCCAAAAGGGAAGAAAATTGTATCAAAAATTCTTAAAGAGAAATTTGAAAACCTAATAGTTACAAAAAGTGAAGATGAAGCCATTGTTTATTTTCAAAAATATCAAAATAGTATTGAGTTAATTATTGCAGATATTTATATATCTTCTAAACATTGTTTACATTTCATAAAAACTATAAGGGATGTTAGCTGTGATATCCCAATTATTTTATTTGGAGAGCTAATTGAGTATAGCCAATTAATAAAAGCAATAGATTTGAATATCAATGGTTTTTGTGAAAAACCTATTAAAAAAGATGAACTAAGCAAAAAAATTGATAAAATTCTTAAATGTTTAGATTTAAAAAAAGAACAAAGACAACAAGATATTATAACTTTTGAACAGTCAAAATTAAATACTATGGTTGAAGTGATGAGTAATATTGCTCATCATTGGAGACAGCCACTCAACTCTATAGGCTCTTTAATGGTAAAGCTAGAAGCAAAAACTGATGAAAAACAGTTAACTGATGAAGACATATATGATGTTATAGAAAAAACCAACTCAATAATTACATATCTATCAACCATAATTAATGATTTTAGAAATTGTTTTAAGGCAACCAATCACTCAACAGATGTGGAATTGCATGAGCTTTTTGGTGCTATGTTATCATTTTATATTGCAGATTTATCGTATTATGATATAGATATAAAAGTACACTATGAAGAGCAGTCATTAAAAAATATACGCTATTCAGAGATGCTAAAACAAGTTTTGATGGTAGTTATAAATAATTCAAAAGAAGCAATTATTACTAAAGTAAATAAAACAAGCAAAGGGTTGATTGATATAAATGTATATGCACAAGATGGAATGCTCTATATAGATATATATGATAATGGAAATGGGATAGAAGATGAAATGTTTGAAAAAATTTTTGATCCTTATTTTACTACTAAATTTAAGTCCCAAGGAACAGGGCTTGGGTTGTATAGAGCAAAAATATTGGTAGAAAAGCATATGATGGGGTATATTGATATAAAAAATATAGCTGATGGGGTATGTTGTTCTATTGTTTTACCTTTAAATGAGATTAGATAGATTATATATTTTTAATTAACTATTTTTATGATACTATTACCTATATACATGATTAGCAAAGGGGAAGTATTGAAAAAAATCTTAGTTATTTTTGTTGTATTTCTTTTTTGTATTGATACCATTTTTGGTTCTACTAAATTATCTAACACATTATCCAGTCAAATTGAAATAGTTCAATATCCAAGTGTCAAAATTGGAATTTTGGCCAATAGAGGTAAACAAATAGACTATCTTGATTATGAAATAATGATAAATCATTTAAATAAAGAAATTACCGAATATACATTTGAAATAATACCTTTGGCTTTTGAGGATTTGGTGCATGCAATAACTACTAAGTCAGTAGATTTTCTTATTACAAACCCCTCTATTTATGTGGAGTTTGAGCATAAGTATAATGTAAGTCGGATAGCTACTTTGGAAAATATTCTTTTAAAAAATTATACTTCATCTCAGTTTGGAAGTGTTGTATTTACCACAAAAGATAACAAAATAATAAACAAGCCAAAAGATTTGATAAATAAAACTTTAGCAGTTGTTGATATACAGTCATTTGGTGGATATATTTGTGCAAGATACGAGTTTATGAAGTTTGGTGTTGATATCTCAAAAGAGAGTAAGCTTATATTTACCACTACACACGATGGTGTTGTAAATATGGTGCTGGATAAAAAAGTTGATGCAGGGATAGTAAGAACGGATATATTAGAAAGAATGTGTTTTGAAGGAAAAATAGACTTAGATGATATAAAGATAATAAATAAAAAAGCATATGAAAATTTCCCATATCTTTGTAGTACTGAGTTGTATCCAGAGTGGGCATTTTCTAAGCTAGCACATACAAGTTTAGATTTATCAAAAAAAGTTTTACATACTTTATTAAGAGTTGATGGGGAAAATATAACTTCAAAATGGACTATACCACTTGATTATTCATCAATACATAAAGTACACAAAGAGCTAAATATTCCCCCATATGAAATAGTGCAAATTACGCCTGAAGATATTTTTCAGCAGTACAAGGTTACTTTGTTGGTTTTATTTATTAGTGGAGTTGTTATATTGATACTTCTGTTTATGTTGTATTTTATGAATAGAAGACTAAAAATAAAAAATGAAAGAATTGAAAAGTTCAATGATAAGTTAGATTCCATAGTAAAAGAAAAAATTAGTGAACTAAATGAGACAAATAAAAGATTAAAAGAGCTTGTTAATAAAGATCAATTAACTCAAATTGCAAGTAGAAGATTTTTTTATGAACAGGTTGAAAAGTATTTTTATATGGCAAGAAGAAACAATACGCCATTATGTATTTTAAATCTTGATATTGATTACTTCAAGGTTGTTAATGATACATATGGGCATGGTGTTGGTGATCAGGTGCTTAAGATGTTTAGTTATACTATATCAAAAAGGCTAAGATTAAGTGATTTATTTGGTAGAGTTGGTGGGGAAGAATTTTATATATGTGCACAAAATACAGATATAGATGAAGCTATTATTTTAGCAAATAGAATAAAACAAGCAGTTGAAGAAGCTTATTATGAGCATAAAGGTGAAAAGATACAAATAACCACCAGTATAGGGATATCAAAATTGTTAGATGATGATACTACAATAGAAGAGGTTATTAAACGATCTGATATAGCTCTTTATAGGGCAAAACATAATGGTAGAAATAGAGTTGAAGTTGTCTGAGGTTTACTCAAGGGAATAAAACTTGCATAAAAACCTATAAAACTTTTATAGTTATAGGTTGATATTATGGCTATTATAAATGACACAACTCTTCGTGATGGTGAACAAGCTCCTTATGTAGCATTTAATACAAAAGAAAAAATAAAAATTGCAAACTTATTATATTCAAATGGTGCACATGAGCTTGAAATCGGAATCCCAGCTATGGGAACAAAAGAACAAGATGATATAAAAGAAATTTTATCTCTTAATCTTCCTATCCGTATGATGACTTGGAATAGGGCATTACCTCAGGATTTGGAAGCATCACTA contains:
- a CDS encoding ATP-binding protein, encoding MKTIEKSLYQTVLYLQSDPKGKKIVSKILKEKFENLIVTKSEDEAIVYFQKYQNSIELIIADIYISSKHCLHFIKTIRDVSCDIPIILFGELIEYSQLIKAIDLNINGFCEKPIKKDELSKKIDKILKCLDLKKEQRQQDIITFEQSKLNTMVEVMSNIAHHWRQPLNSIGSLMVKLEAKTDEKQLTDEDIYDVIEKTNSIITYLSTIINDFRNCFKATNHSTDVELHELFGAMLSFYIADLSYYDIDIKVHYEEQSLKNIRYSEMLKQVLMVVINNSKEAIITKVNKTSKGLIDINVYAQDGMLYIDIYDNGNGIEDEMFEKIFDPYFTTKFKSQGTGLGLYRAKILVEKHMMGYIDIKNIADGVCCSIVLPLNEIR
- a CDS encoding diguanylate cyclase, producing MKKILVIFVVFLFCIDTIFGSTKLSNTLSSQIEIVQYPSVKIGILANRGKQIDYLDYEIMINHLNKEITEYTFEIIPLAFEDLVHAITTKSVDFLITNPSIYVEFEHKYNVSRIATLENILLKNYTSSQFGSVVFTTKDNKIINKPKDLINKTLAVVDIQSFGGYICARYEFMKFGVDISKESKLIFTTTHDGVVNMVLDKKVDAGIVRTDILERMCFEGKIDLDDIKIINKKAYENFPYLCSTELYPEWAFSKLAHTSLDLSKKVLHTLLRVDGENITSKWTIPLDYSSIHKVHKELNIPPYEIVQITPEDIFQQYKVTLLVLFISGVVILILLFMLYFMNRRLKIKNERIEKFNDKLDSIVKEKISELNETNKRLKELVNKDQLTQIASRRFFYEQVEKYFYMARRNNTPLCILNLDIDYFKVVNDTYGHGVGDQVLKMFSYTISKRLRLSDLFGRVGGEEFYICAQNTDIDEAIILANRIKQAVEEAYYEHKGEKIQITTSIGISKLLDDDTTIEEVIKRSDIALYRAKHNGRNRVEVV